In a single window of the Sediminicoccus sp. KRV36 genome:
- a CDS encoding bifunctional salicylyl-CoA 5-hydroxylase/oxidoreductase, translating to MRIAVIGGGPAGLYFAILMKRDRPSAEIIVVERNQADDTFGFGVVFSDATLDAFRDADEPSYRAITQSFAYWDDIAIIARGHEHRVGGNGFCGCSRRTLLRLLQARARELGVVLEFRREASPEDFPDADLIIAADGVNSPIRTRHAAHFQPEVDLRPNRFAWMGSTRPLDAFSFFFQERAEGIFIAHAYQYEAGASTWVLETDPATFDRAGLGAMSEAESAAYLEDVFAEALQGHKLITNRSLWRQFPMIRCAHWVKDNIVLLGDAKASAHFSIGSGTKLAMEDAIALHGAFMAGGSVATCLARFETGRREEVEKIQHAADVSLVWFEQVKRFWNFHPARFAFGVMTRSKAITWDNLLLRAPEFVGEVQDVVAQEAPGGDARNPPMFQPFVLRGMQLANRVVVSPMCLYSATEGVPNDFHLIHYGARAMGGAGLIFTEMTCPAPEARITPGCAGLWNDAQQAEWTRIVGNAHAQGAKMCLQLGHAGRKGATKLMWEGMDQPLESGAWPIIAPSALPYYPHSQIPRAMDRADMDRVKAEFLAATRRAIACGFDMLELHCAHGYLLGSFLSPLTNHRADEYGGSVENRLRFPLEVFAALRALWPAERPISVRVSATDWAEGGVTDADMLAIARAFRDAGCDLLDVSTGQTVADAQPMYGRMFQLPWADMLRNEAGIAVMCVGSITTADQVNTIIAAGRADLVALARPHLTDPSFTLHAAAEYGARGVKTPVQYSYGKDALFRMAKRSREDLMELRRKAKPASHAPQGANNT from the coding sequence ATGCGCATCGCAGTGATCGGTGGCGGCCCCGCCGGCCTTTACTTCGCCATCCTGATGAAACGCGACCGCCCCTCGGCCGAGATCATCGTTGTCGAGCGCAACCAGGCGGATGACACCTTCGGCTTCGGCGTGGTGTTTTCGGATGCGACCCTGGATGCCTTCCGCGACGCCGATGAACCTTCCTACCGCGCCATCACCCAAAGCTTCGCCTATTGGGATGACATCGCGATCATCGCGCGCGGGCATGAGCATCGCGTCGGCGGCAACGGGTTCTGCGGCTGTTCGCGCCGCACGCTGCTGCGGCTGTTGCAGGCGCGCGCGCGGGAACTGGGCGTGGTGCTGGAATTCCGCCGCGAAGCGAGCCCCGAGGATTTCCCCGACGCCGACCTCATCATCGCCGCCGATGGCGTGAACAGCCCGATCCGCACGCGGCATGCGGCGCATTTCCAGCCCGAGGTGGATCTGCGCCCCAACCGCTTCGCCTGGATGGGCAGCACGCGCCCGCTCGATGCCTTCAGCTTCTTCTTCCAGGAGCGCGCGGAGGGCATCTTCATCGCCCACGCCTATCAATATGAGGCGGGCGCCAGCACCTGGGTGCTGGAAACCGACCCCGCGACCTTCGACCGCGCCGGGCTGGGTGCCATGAGCGAGGCTGAAAGTGCCGCCTATCTGGAAGACGTGTTCGCCGAGGCGCTGCAGGGCCACAAGCTCATCACCAATCGCAGCCTCTGGCGGCAATTCCCGATGATCCGCTGCGCGCATTGGGTGAAGGACAACATCGTCCTGCTGGGCGATGCCAAGGCCTCGGCGCATTTCTCCATCGGCTCTGGCACCAAGCTCGCCATGGAGGATGCGATCGCGCTGCATGGCGCCTTCATGGCGGGCGGCAGTGTGGCCACCTGCCTCGCCCGCTTCGAAACGGGGCGGCGCGAGGAGGTCGAGAAGATCCAGCATGCGGCGGATGTCTCGCTCGTCTGGTTCGAGCAGGTGAAGCGCTTCTGGAATTTCCACCCCGCGCGCTTCGCCTTTGGCGTGATGACGCGCAGCAAGGCCATCACCTGGGACAATCTGCTGCTGCGCGCGCCCGAATTCGTGGGCGAGGTGCAGGATGTGGTGGCGCAGGAAGCGCCCGGCGGCGATGCGCGCAACCCGCCCATGTTCCAGCCCTTCGTGCTGCGCGGGATGCAGCTTGCCAACCGCGTCGTCGTCTCGCCCATGTGCCTCTATTCGGCGACGGAGGGTGTGCCGAATGATTTTCACCTGATCCATTACGGCGCCCGCGCCATGGGCGGTGCGGGGCTGATCTTCACCGAGATGACCTGCCCGGCGCCCGAGGCCCGCATCACGCCCGGCTGCGCGGGGCTGTGGAATGACGCGCAGCAGGCGGAATGGACGCGCATCGTCGGCAATGCGCATGCCCAGGGGGCGAAGATGTGCCTCCAGCTCGGCCATGCCGGGCGGAAGGGCGCCACGAAGCTCATGTGGGAAGGGATGGACCAGCCGCTGGAGAGCGGCGCCTGGCCCATCATCGCGCCCAGTGCGCTGCCCTATTACCCGCACAGCCAGATCCCGCGCGCCATGGACCGCGCCGACATGGACCGCGTCAAGGCGGAATTCCTGGCCGCCACCCGGCGCGCCATCGCCTGCGGCTTTGACATGCTGGAGCTGCATTGCGCCCATGGCTATCTGCTGGGCAGCTTCCTCTCACCACTCACCAATCACCGCGCCGATGAATATGGCGGCAGCGTCGAGAACCGGCTGCGTTTCCCGCTGGAGGTCTTCGCCGCCCTGCGTGCGCTTTGGCCGGCGGAGCGCCCCATATCCGTGCGCGTCTCGGCCACGGACTGGGCGGAGGGGGGTGTCACGGATGCGGATATGCTCGCCATCGCGCGGGCCTTCCGCGATGCGGGCTGCGATCTGCTCGATGTATCCACCGGGCAGACGGTCGCGGATGCGCAGCCCATGTATGGCCGCATGTTCCAGCTCCCCTGGGCCGACATGCTGCGCAATGAGGCGGGGATCGCCGTGATGTGCGTGGGCTCCATCACCACGGCCGACCAGGTGAACACCATCATCGCGGCCGGCCGGGCCGACCTCGTGGCCCTGGCGCGGCCGCATCTGACGGACCCTTCCTTCACGCTGCACGCCGCCGCAGAATACGGCGCGCGCGGGGTGAAGACGCCCGTGCAATACAGCTATGGCAAGGATGCGCTGTTTCGCATGGCGAAGCGCAGCCGGGAGGATCTGATGGAACTGCGCCGCAAAGCCAAGCCCGCAAGCCACGCGCCGCAAGGCGCCAACAATACATGA
- a CDS encoding flavin-dependent oxidoreductase, which produces MSDHRRRRRPAPPAPILIAGGGVGGLTLALSLHERGIPCVVLEAAKEVKQLGVGINTLPHAIRELAALGLLPALDAIGIRTRELRYLNRFGSRIWTEARGLHAGHDTPQFSIHRGKLHGVLWQAALERMGPQVIRAGMRMVGFAQSGSSVTANFSDGSSIRGSALIGADGIHSVLRNAMHPEDGGIRWNGIQMWRGAIEWPAHEGGDVMLIAGDMAEKLVFYPIGAGSTPETRLTNWVICAQIGDATRPPPRREDWSRPGTLEDVLPHVQRFRVPGLDVEAMVRATPEFWEYPMCDRDPLPFWTQGRVTLLGDAAHPMYPVGSNGASQAILDARALARLLAAHPIEDAFAAYEAERLPATRDLVLTNRRGGPERVVDVVSERAPNGFERLEDVIATDELAAIARGYAQMAGFAR; this is translated from the coding sequence ATGAGCGACCATCGCCGCCGCCGCAGGCCAGCGCCACCCGCGCCCATTCTCATCGCCGGCGGCGGTGTGGGCGGGCTGACGCTGGCGCTTTCGCTGCATGAGCGGGGCATTCCCTGCGTCGTGCTGGAAGCGGCGAAGGAGGTGAAGCAGCTGGGTGTGGGCATCAACACCCTGCCGCATGCGATCCGCGAACTGGCCGCACTCGGCCTGCTGCCCGCCCTGGATGCCATCGGCATCCGCACGCGCGAATTGCGCTATCTGAACCGCTTCGGCAGCCGCATCTGGACCGAGGCGCGCGGCCTGCACGCAGGGCATGACACGCCGCAATTCTCCATCCATCGCGGGAAGCTGCATGGCGTGCTCTGGCAGGCCGCACTGGAGCGCATGGGGCCGCAGGTGATCCGCGCCGGTATGCGCATGGTCGGCTTCGCGCAATCGGGCAGCAGCGTGACCGCGAATTTCAGCGATGGGTCCAGCATTCGCGGCTCGGCGTTGATCGGGGCCGATGGCATCCATTCCGTGCTGCGCAACGCCATGCACCCCGAGGATGGCGGCATCCGCTGGAACGGCATCCAGATGTGGCGCGGTGCCATCGAATGGCCGGCCCATGAGGGCGGCGATGTCATGCTGATCGCCGGCGACATGGCGGAAAAGCTGGTCTTTTACCCGATCGGCGCGGGCAGCACGCCGGAAACCCGCCTGACCAACTGGGTGATCTGCGCGCAGATCGGCGATGCCACGCGCCCGCCGCCCCGGCGCGAGGATTGGTCCCGCCCGGGCACGCTGGAGGACGTGCTGCCCCATGTGCAGCGCTTCCGCGTGCCGGGCCTGGATGTCGAGGCGATGGTGCGCGCCACGCCGGAATTCTGGGAATACCCGATGTGCGACCGTGACCCGCTGCCCTTCTGGACGCAGGGCCGCGTCACGCTGCTGGGCGATGCGGCGCACCCGATGTATCCGGTCGGCTCCAATGGCGCTTCCCAGGCCATCCTGGATGCGCGCGCCCTGGCCCGGCTGCTGGCGGCGCACCCGATCGAGGACGCCTTCGCCGCCTATGAGGCCGAGCGCCTGCCCGCCACGCGCGACCTCGTGCTCACCAACCGGCGCGGCGGGCCGGAGCGCGTGGTGGATGTGGTCAGCGAGCGCGCGCCCAATGGCTTCGAGCGGCTGGAGGATGTGATCGCGACGGATGAACTCGCCGCCATTGCCCGCGGCTATGCGCAGATGGCAGGCTTCGCTCGATGA
- a CDS encoding enoyl-CoA hydratase, with amino-acid sequence MKIEITCEGDVRRVTVANHAKLNTLNSELLLQLAASFDVEPEIRAVVLTGEGERAFIGGADIREMGAVTTPGQGQAFIERVHGACAAIRACRVPVIARIQGWCLGAGLEIAAACDLRVAATGAKFGMPEVRVGIPSVVEAALLPGLIGWGRTRRLLLLAETLDAATMESWGFLERVVPVHALDGAVAEWVALLTEAGPVAIANQKALIRQWEDLPMSQAIAAGIPAFAKSWETEEPGAMMGHFLSRKR; translated from the coding sequence ATGAAGATCGAAATCACCTGCGAGGGCGATGTGCGGCGCGTCACCGTCGCCAACCACGCCAAGCTGAATACGCTGAACTCGGAACTCCTGCTGCAGCTCGCGGCCAGCTTCGACGTGGAGCCCGAGATCCGCGCCGTGGTGCTGACCGGCGAGGGTGAGCGCGCCTTCATCGGTGGTGCCGATATCCGCGAAATGGGCGCCGTCACCACGCCCGGGCAGGGCCAGGCCTTCATCGAGCGGGTGCATGGCGCCTGTGCAGCCATCCGCGCCTGCCGCGTGCCGGTGATTGCGCGCATCCAGGGCTGGTGCCTGGGTGCCGGGCTGGAAATCGCGGCCGCCTGCGATTTGCGCGTGGCGGCGACGGGCGCCAAATTCGGCATGCCCGAGGTGCGCGTCGGCATTCCTTCCGTGGTCGAGGCGGCATTGCTGCCGGGGCTGATCGGCTGGGGCCGCACCCGCCGCCTGCTGCTGCTGGCCGAGACGCTGGATGCCGCCACGATGGAATCCTGGGGCTTCCTGGAGCGCGTCGTGCCGGTCCATGCGCTCGATGGCGCCGTGGCCGAATGGGTGGCCTTGCTGACCGAGGCGGGGCCGGTGGCCATCGCCAACCAGAAGGCGCTGATCCGCCAATGGGAGGATCTGCCCATGAGCCAGGCCATCGCCGCCGGCATTCCAGCCTTCGCCAAATCCTGGGAGACCGAGGAGCCGGGCGCGATGATGGGGCATTTTCTCAGCCGCAAGCGCTAA